In the Hyalangium gracile genome, one interval contains:
- a CDS encoding cytochrome c3 family protein, translating to MHRAMKSVGARLRSPYLAWGLGLGVLAFVAGLALRATAVEVRTPVQLSAVEYSGASSCQPCHPDHFESWRRTFHRTMTQEASPGAVQGDFSGVSFTYEGVTSRFLRDGERFVIETLDGQGRMRRQEVARTVGSRRVQQYLVREGDRYIRLPVAWDIEGRRWFHLAGGFLDPDGMDFNTHRALWDANCIFCHNVKAQPRYDWERGRFDSHVAELGIACEACHGPGTEHAARNRMPLRRYYLHYSEAPDRSIVNPTRLEPLRRIQVCGHCHGQRLPSPIDRIRQFLSEGDPYTAGEDLSAYTRPLYRESHLEGVDVTLRFWKDGTPRLSAYEYQGLLMSRDFQRGGLTCQHCHSMHGGDPKGMITQEKRGPAACQECHGDIVAKAAEHSRHREGSSGTDCYACHMPKIAYGIMRLHPTHRIQSPDPSRAWRHEMPEACTLCHTDRSARWAAETLRGQQGQPPPEDLPSEPAFAVAEMVRTLLSGDVVQRAVAASALGDARSYTAQPLARLWAVPFLLQGMEDNYSSIRRLSWLSLEALVARAGEARPALKGSAGQVPRFEPQASAEERARVVRSWRQWWAALDKGDIPRPDASVPLDAAMEPIPAVVEQLLERRAAQPPIQIGE from the coding sequence ATGCATCGAGCCATGAAGTCGGTGGGAGCGCGCCTCCGCAGCCCATATCTCGCCTGGGGGCTCGGGCTCGGGGTCCTGGCCTTCGTGGCCGGCCTCGCGCTCCGGGCCACCGCCGTCGAGGTGCGCACGCCGGTGCAACTGAGCGCGGTGGAGTACTCGGGCGCCTCGTCGTGCCAGCCGTGCCACCCGGACCACTTCGAGAGCTGGCGGCGCACCTTCCACCGGACGATGACGCAGGAGGCGTCACCGGGCGCGGTGCAGGGGGACTTCAGCGGGGTGAGCTTCACCTACGAGGGCGTCACCTCCCGCTTCCTGCGCGACGGCGAGCGCTTCGTCATCGAGACGCTGGACGGACAGGGCCGCATGCGGCGCCAGGAGGTGGCGCGCACGGTGGGCTCGCGGCGCGTGCAGCAGTACCTGGTGCGCGAGGGGGACCGGTACATCCGGCTGCCTGTCGCGTGGGACATCGAGGGCCGGCGCTGGTTCCACCTGGCGGGCGGCTTCCTGGATCCGGACGGGATGGACTTCAACACCCACCGCGCGCTGTGGGACGCCAACTGCATCTTCTGTCACAACGTGAAGGCGCAGCCCCGCTACGACTGGGAGCGGGGCAGGTTCGACAGCCACGTGGCGGAGCTGGGCATCGCCTGCGAGGCCTGCCACGGGCCGGGCACGGAGCACGCGGCGCGCAACCGGATGCCGCTGCGCCGCTACTACCTGCACTACTCCGAGGCGCCGGATCGCTCCATCGTCAACCCCACGCGGCTGGAGCCGCTGCGGCGGATCCAGGTCTGCGGCCACTGCCACGGCCAGCGCCTGCCCTCGCCCATCGATCGCATCCGCCAGTTCCTCTCCGAGGGAGATCCGTACACGGCGGGGGAGGACCTGTCCGCGTACACGCGGCCGCTGTATCGCGAGAGCCACCTGGAGGGGGTGGATGTGACGCTGCGCTTCTGGAAGGACGGGACGCCGCGCCTCAGCGCGTACGAGTACCAGGGGCTGCTGATGTCCCGGGACTTCCAGCGCGGCGGGCTGACGTGCCAGCACTGCCACTCGATGCACGGCGGGGACCCGAAGGGGATGATCACGCAGGAGAAGCGCGGGCCCGCGGCGTGCCAGGAGTGCCACGGAGACATCGTGGCGAAGGCCGCCGAGCACAGCCGGCACCGCGAGGGCTCCTCGGGCACGGACTGCTATGCCTGCCACATGCCGAAGATCGCGTACGGCATCATGCGGCTGCACCCCACGCACCGCATCCAGTCGCCGGATCCCTCGCGGGCCTGGCGCCACGAGATGCCGGAGGCGTGCACGCTGTGCCACACGGACCGGAGCGCGCGGTGGGCGGCGGAGACGCTGCGCGGGCAGCAGGGCCAGCCGCCTCCGGAGGACCTGCCCTCGGAGCCGGCCTTCGCGGTGGCGGAGATGGTCCGGACGCTGCTGTCGGGGGACGTGGTGCAGCGCGCGGTGGCGGCGTCGGCGCTGGGAGATGCGCGGAGCTACACGGCGCAGCCATTGGCGCGGCTGTGGGCGGTGCCCTTCCTGCTCCAGGGGATGGAGGACAACTACTCCTCCATCCGACGGCTCTCGTGGCTGTCGCTCGAGGCGCTCGTGGCTCGGGCGGGGGAGGCGCGCCCGGCGCTGAAGGGCTCGGCGGGGCAGGTGCCGCGCTTCGAGCCCCAGGCCTCCGCCGAGGAGCGGGCTCGGGTGGTGCGCAGCTGGCGTCAGTGGTGGGCGGCCCTGGACAAGGGTGATATTCCCCGGCCCGACGCGTCGGTTCCGCTGGATGCCGCGATGGAGCCGATCCCCGCCGTGGTCGAGCAGCTCCTGGAGAGGCGCGCGGCGCAACCTCCCATCCAGATAGGGGAGTGA
- a CDS encoding amino acid ABC transporter ATP-binding protein — protein sequence MSAPIIRVEGLRKSFGDREVLRGIDLEVATGEVVVIIGPSGCGKSTLLRCLNYLETPTQGRIWLRGELLGRQEKEGRLVPRPEAEVDRQRTHIGMVFQRFNLFPHMTALGNVIEAPLRVKGLPRVQAETIGLRLLERVGLLDRKDEYPARLSGGQQQRVAIARALAMEPEVMLFDEATSALDPELADEVLQVMQGLAREGMTMLVVTHEMAFAREVAHRVVVLDAGTVLEQGPPSRIFTQPSQPRTREFLRKVLHVSPGGEG from the coding sequence ATGAGCGCCCCCATCATCCGCGTGGAGGGACTGCGCAAGTCCTTCGGTGACCGCGAGGTGCTCCGAGGCATCGACCTGGAAGTAGCCACCGGCGAGGTCGTCGTCATCATCGGCCCGAGCGGCTGCGGCAAGTCCACGCTGCTGCGCTGCCTCAACTACCTGGAGACCCCAACTCAAGGGCGCATCTGGCTGCGCGGCGAGCTGCTGGGACGGCAGGAGAAGGAAGGCCGGCTCGTGCCGCGGCCCGAGGCCGAGGTGGATCGGCAGCGCACCCACATCGGCATGGTCTTCCAGCGCTTCAACCTCTTCCCCCACATGACGGCCCTGGGCAACGTCATCGAGGCCCCCCTCCGGGTGAAGGGCCTGCCGCGCGTCCAGGCGGAGACCATCGGCCTGCGGCTCCTGGAGCGCGTGGGGCTGCTCGACCGGAAGGACGAGTACCCGGCCCGGCTCTCGGGCGGTCAGCAGCAGCGGGTGGCCATCGCCCGCGCCCTCGCCATGGAGCCGGAGGTGATGCTCTTCGACGAGGCCACCTCCGCGCTCGACCCCGAGCTGGCCGACGAGGTGCTCCAGGTGATGCAGGGCCTGGCCCGCGAAGGCATGACCATGCTCGTCGTCACGCACGAGATGGCCTTCGCCCGAGAGGTGGCCCACCGCGTGGTCGTCCTGGACGCGGGCACCGTCCTGGAGCAGGGCCCGCCCTCGCGCATCTTCACCCAGCCCTCGCAGCCGCGCACCCGCGAGTTCCTGCGCAAGGTGCTCCATGTCTCCCCTGGCGGTGAGGGCTGA
- a CDS encoding ABC transporter substrate-binding protein/permease: MKRWSLTIGCLLLAVLLPSLARGDEPRSTTAPPVAAQGGALARVQAAGVLRVAIDATYPPMEFLEGGQPVGFDVDLAREIARRLGVSAQFVVMDWDGILAGLTSGRYDIILSSMNITPARQQQVDFIEYARMSQVFVTTRGRTIRTEQELAGHRVAVQTNTTSQRFVEQLQQRGVAVQEIRPFPGATECFAAVKSGQADVIVIDEPVGRFFSRRDDSFVITGQALEPEPIGIAINKQDADLTAAIRQAFEDIRASGELKRLSERWFGGELGQAVKPQGFWTFSLEVVLPRVLQGLGVTLQLTLGSGACGIALGLLVALARISRRSVFRGVATAYITLFRGTPLLLQLLFIFFALPLMMGVRLGPMAAGLVALSLNAAAYIAEIFRAAIESIDKGQMEAARALGMSHELAMRRVILPQTFRRLIPPLVNELAALSKDTSLVMVIALPEMLYETKQLAGTYLRPEVYAWAAVGYLIIVVALSALAQRLERRLEARGT, translated from the coding sequence ATGAAGCGCTGGAGCCTCACCATCGGGTGTCTCCTGCTGGCGGTCCTCCTCCCGAGCCTCGCCCGTGGCGATGAGCCGAGGAGTACCACCGCTCCTCCCGTTGCCGCTCAGGGCGGAGCCCTCGCTCGGGTCCAGGCCGCGGGGGTGCTGCGCGTGGCCATCGACGCCACCTACCCTCCCATGGAGTTCCTGGAGGGCGGTCAGCCCGTGGGCTTCGACGTCGATCTCGCTCGGGAGATTGCCCGCCGGCTCGGTGTCTCCGCGCAGTTCGTCGTCATGGACTGGGACGGCATCCTCGCCGGGCTCACCTCCGGGCGCTACGACATCATCCTGTCGTCGATGAACATCACCCCCGCGCGCCAGCAGCAGGTCGACTTCATCGAGTACGCGCGCATGTCCCAGGTCTTCGTCACCACCCGGGGCCGCACCATCCGCACCGAGCAGGAGCTCGCCGGCCACCGCGTCGCCGTGCAGACGAACACCACCTCGCAGCGCTTCGTGGAGCAGCTCCAGCAACGTGGCGTCGCCGTCCAGGAGATCCGCCCCTTCCCTGGCGCCACCGAGTGCTTCGCCGCCGTGAAGTCCGGCCAGGCCGACGTCATCGTCATCGACGAGCCCGTGGGCCGCTTCTTCTCCCGCCGGGATGACAGCTTCGTCATCACCGGCCAGGCGCTCGAGCCCGAGCCCATCGGCATCGCCATCAACAAGCAGGACGCGGACCTGACCGCCGCCATCCGCCAGGCCTTCGAGGACATCCGCGCCAGCGGCGAGCTGAAGCGCCTCTCCGAGCGCTGGTTCGGCGGAGAGCTGGGGCAGGCCGTGAAGCCCCAGGGCTTCTGGACCTTCTCCCTCGAGGTGGTCCTGCCCCGCGTGCTCCAGGGGCTCGGAGTCACGCTGCAGCTCACGCTCGGCTCCGGGGCCTGTGGCATCGCGCTGGGGCTGCTCGTGGCGCTGGCGCGCATCTCCCGCCGCTCTGTCTTCCGTGGCGTGGCCACGGCCTACATCACCCTGTTCCGCGGAACTCCGCTCCTGCTCCAGCTCCTCTTCATCTTCTTCGCGCTGCCCTTGATGATGGGCGTCCGCCTGGGCCCCATGGCCGCGGGGCTCGTCGCGCTCTCGCTCAACGCCGCGGCCTACATCGCGGAGATCTTCCGGGCCGCCATCGAGTCCATCGACAAGGGACAGATGGAGGCAGCCCGCGCCCTGGGCATGAGCCACGAGCTGGCCATGCGCCGCGTCATCCTGCCCCAGACGTTCCGCCGCCTCATCCCTCCGCTCGTCAACGAGCTGGCGGCGCTCTCCAAGGACACCTCGCTGGTCATGGTCATCGCCCTGCCGGAGATGCTCTACGAGACGAAGCAGCTCGCGGGCACCTACCTGCGCCCGGAGGTGTACGCCTGGGCCGCCGTCGGCTACCTGATCATCGTCGTGGCGCTGTCCGCTCTCGCCCAGCGACTGGAGCGCCGCCTGGAGGCGCGAGGCACATGA
- a CDS encoding dipeptidase, with amino-acid sequence MTRRMTSLLTALPVTAALIAPPALACTSMLVSKGATADGATFITYSADSHELYGELYYTPARRHGPNAMRDIHDWDTGKFLGRIPEAPVTYTVVGNMNEHQLSIGESTFTGRKELEAPTGIIDYGSLIYIALERSKTAREAIQVMTRLVAEHGYASTGESFSIADPKEVWLLEMIGKGAGQKGAVWVARKLPEGYISAHANQARIRQFPLNDPDTLYSPDVISFAREKGWFKGADKDFSFADTYHPLDFEGQRFAEGRVWSIFRRAAPSLKLGVEYADGSSPSKRLPLWVKPDRKLSVQDAMALMRDHFQGTPLDMSKDIGAGPYAAPYRWRPLTWEVDGKKYVNERAISTQQTGFSFVAQMRDWMPSHVGGVLWFGVDDTALTVYTPMYAGIRQAPKNFAQGVGSRGKFSWDSAFWVFNWVSNQTYARWSDISVDVQKEQDALEGQFVADQADIEKTALEQYKRNPEEARQYLTQYSMQQGEKVHTRWRKLGENLLVKYIDGNVRDEQGKVNHPKYPDAWYRHIARDTGKRLEMPAEPEKKPAPAATPAPAAKPEQKPTVAPPP; translated from the coding sequence ATGACCCGACGCATGACGTCCCTCCTCACGGCGCTCCCCGTCACGGCGGCCCTGATCGCTCCCCCTGCCCTCGCGTGCACCAGCATGCTGGTGTCCAAGGGGGCCACGGCGGACGGCGCCACCTTCATCACCTACAGCGCGGACTCGCACGAGCTCTACGGCGAGCTGTACTACACGCCCGCGCGGCGCCATGGCCCCAACGCCATGCGCGACATCCACGACTGGGACACGGGGAAGTTCCTCGGGCGGATCCCCGAGGCGCCCGTCACCTACACGGTGGTGGGCAACATGAACGAGCACCAGCTCTCCATCGGCGAGTCCACCTTCACGGGCCGCAAGGAGCTGGAGGCCCCCACCGGCATCATCGACTACGGCTCGCTCATCTACATCGCCCTGGAGCGCTCGAAGACGGCTCGCGAGGCCATCCAGGTCATGACGCGCCTGGTGGCCGAGCACGGCTATGCCTCCACCGGCGAGTCGTTCTCCATCGCCGACCCGAAGGAGGTGTGGCTGCTGGAGATGATCGGCAAGGGCGCGGGGCAGAAGGGCGCGGTGTGGGTGGCTCGCAAGCTGCCGGAGGGCTACATCTCCGCGCATGCCAACCAGGCGCGCATCCGCCAGTTCCCGCTGAACGATCCGGACACGCTCTACTCGCCCGACGTCATCTCCTTCGCTCGGGAGAAGGGCTGGTTCAAGGGCGCGGACAAGGACTTCAGCTTCGCGGACACGTACCACCCGCTCGACTTCGAGGGGCAGCGGTTCGCCGAGGGCCGGGTGTGGAGCATCTTCCGGCGCGCGGCGCCCTCGCTGAAGCTGGGGGTGGAGTACGCGGATGGCTCGTCGCCGAGCAAGCGCCTGCCGCTGTGGGTGAAGCCGGACCGGAAGCTGTCCGTGCAGGACGCGATGGCGCTGATGCGAGACCACTTCCAGGGCACGCCGCTGGACATGTCGAAGGACATCGGGGCCGGGCCGTATGCGGCGCCGTACCGCTGGCGCCCGCTGACGTGGGAGGTGGACGGGAAGAAGTACGTGAACGAGCGCGCCATCTCCACGCAGCAGACGGGCTTCTCCTTCGTGGCGCAGATGCGCGACTGGATGCCGTCGCACGTGGGCGGCGTGCTCTGGTTCGGCGTGGATGACACGGCGCTGACGGTCTACACGCCGATGTACGCGGGCATCCGGCAGGCTCCGAAGAACTTCGCGCAGGGCGTGGGCAGCCGCGGCAAGTTCTCGTGGGACTCGGCGTTCTGGGTGTTCAACTGGGTGTCGAACCAGACGTACGCGCGCTGGAGCGACATCTCGGTGGACGTCCAGAAGGAGCAGGACGCGCTGGAGGGCCAGTTCGTCGCGGATCAGGCGGACATCGAGAAGACGGCGCTGGAGCAGTACAAGCGCAACCCCGAGGAGGCTCGCCAGTACCTGACGCAGTACTCGATGCAGCAGGGCGAGAAGGTCCACACGCGCTGGCGCAAGCTGGGTGAGAACCTGCTGGTGAAGTACATCGACGGCAACGTGCGGGACGAGCAGGGCAAGGTGAACCACCCCAAGTACCCGGACGCGTGGTACCGGCACATCGCGCGGGACACGGGCAAGCGGCTGGAGATGCCCGCCGAGCCCGAGAAGAAGCCCGCCCCGGCCGCGACTCCGGCCCCGGCGGCCAAGCCCGAGCAGAAGCCCACGGTCGCGCCGCCTCCCTGA
- a CDS encoding cation-translocating P-type ATPase, giving the protein MRSVDQGSSQETPVANDAHGQESSGGGAAGSEPPWHALRVEEALRRAETDAGRGLSTQEAALRLARLGPNALPEGVRKSIATVFLHQFKSPLIYLLIAAAGIALALGKVSDSAVILVVVLINALIGTLQEGRAERSLDALRRLASPKAHVLRDGQEQQIDARELVRGDLLLLAAGDAVAADARLVEGAGLQLSEAALTGESAPVAKEPSPLGPETVLADRKNMLYAGTYVTAGRARAVVVATGPGSEIGRIAALAEAAEEPKTPLERRIEQFGRYIMGAALVLLITVVTIGTLRGVPFGQIAMVGISQVVGMVPEGLPVAITIALAVGVQRMAKRRSVVRRLAAVETLGSTTVICSDKTGTLTRNEMTVTTVHLPGGREFSVSGVGYAPEGDFLEKGGQVRPLAEEDLRGLLEAAVLCNDAQLVGPEAQEPRWKPMGDPTEVALVTLGKKAGLALEEVRSHFPRQAEIPFDAATKMMATQHAGPESTWVVLKGAPEVLLELCGGSRQGGVVIPMDERGRQEAHAAAESMAHRALRVLAIAIVPGASIDDRADPSAFRGKAIWLGLVGQMDPPRPEVADAVARCRAAGIRPVIVTGDHKVTGLAVARALGIAREGDIAVDGRELEQLSDEALAERIDRISVFARVHPAQKLRIVRAYQRRHEVVAMTGDGVNDAPALAQADVGIAMGVTGTEVAKEASKMVIADDNFSTIVAAVEEGRVVYRNLKKVILYLFSTSMAEVAVLLAALVMGYPPPLAAVQILWINLVTEGVVTINLILDPAEGDEMRRRPIPTDEPLLTRTLLSRMAFMTPAIAISTLGWFIYRLSTGAPFAQVQTETFTVLAVCQWFNVLNCRSEGRSVFRMNLLKNPWLIGGLVLGNLLQAMVVFLPFMNEIFHTVPFSLKEVVAIGVVASFVLWVEELRKLLVRRRERGESLRAPPARTHGAEERAHA; this is encoded by the coding sequence ATGCGCTCCGTCGATCAGGGAAGCAGCCAGGAGACGCCCGTGGCGAATGACGCGCATGGCCAGGAGTCGAGCGGTGGAGGGGCGGCAGGCAGCGAGCCGCCCTGGCACGCGCTGCGGGTAGAGGAGGCGCTGAGACGCGCCGAGACGGATGCCGGGCGGGGCCTGTCCACTCAGGAGGCCGCTCTCCGCCTCGCCCGCCTGGGGCCCAATGCCCTGCCGGAGGGGGTGCGAAAGTCCATCGCCACCGTCTTCCTCCACCAGTTCAAGAGCCCTCTCATCTATCTGTTGATCGCCGCGGCTGGCATCGCCCTGGCGCTGGGGAAGGTAAGTGACTCCGCCGTCATCCTGGTGGTCGTCCTCATCAACGCCCTCATCGGGACGCTTCAGGAAGGGCGGGCGGAGCGCTCGCTCGACGCGCTGCGGCGTCTGGCGAGCCCCAAGGCGCACGTGCTGCGGGACGGCCAGGAGCAACAGATCGACGCTCGCGAGCTCGTGCGGGGCGATCTGCTGCTGCTCGCGGCGGGAGACGCGGTGGCCGCGGATGCCCGGCTCGTGGAGGGCGCGGGCCTGCAGCTCTCGGAGGCCGCGCTCACCGGCGAGTCCGCTCCGGTGGCCAAGGAGCCCTCGCCCCTGGGGCCGGAGACGGTCCTGGCCGACCGCAAGAACATGCTCTACGCGGGCACCTACGTCACCGCGGGCCGGGCCCGGGCGGTGGTCGTGGCCACCGGGCCCGGCTCGGAGATCGGCCGCATCGCCGCCCTCGCGGAGGCCGCCGAGGAGCCCAAGACGCCCCTGGAGCGGCGCATCGAGCAGTTCGGCCGCTACATCATGGGCGCCGCGCTGGTGCTGCTCATCACGGTGGTGACCATCGGGACCCTGCGGGGCGTGCCCTTCGGACAGATCGCCATGGTGGGCATCAGCCAGGTGGTCGGCATGGTCCCCGAGGGGCTCCCGGTCGCCATCACCATCGCGCTGGCCGTGGGTGTCCAGCGGATGGCGAAGCGGCGCTCGGTGGTCCGGAGGCTGGCCGCCGTCGAGACGTTGGGCTCAACCACGGTCATCTGCAGCGACAAGACGGGGACGCTGACGCGCAACGAGATGACCGTGACCACCGTCCATCTCCCCGGTGGCCGGGAGTTCTCGGTGTCTGGCGTGGGCTATGCGCCGGAGGGCGACTTCCTCGAGAAGGGTGGACAGGTGCGGCCCCTGGCCGAGGAGGACTTGAGGGGCCTGCTCGAGGCGGCGGTGCTCTGCAACGACGCGCAGCTCGTCGGTCCCGAGGCACAGGAGCCTCGCTGGAAGCCGATGGGTGATCCCACCGAGGTGGCCTTGGTGACGCTCGGGAAGAAGGCGGGCCTCGCGCTCGAGGAGGTGCGCAGCCACTTCCCCCGACAAGCGGAGATCCCGTTCGATGCGGCCACGAAGATGATGGCCACGCAGCACGCCGGGCCCGAGAGCACGTGGGTGGTGCTGAAGGGAGCGCCGGAGGTCCTGCTCGAGCTGTGTGGCGGCTCGAGGCAGGGCGGCGTCGTCATTCCCATGGACGAGCGCGGGCGCCAGGAGGCGCACGCCGCCGCGGAGTCCATGGCGCACCGCGCGCTGCGGGTGCTCGCGATCGCCATCGTCCCGGGAGCGAGCATCGATGACCGGGCGGACCCCTCCGCGTTCCGGGGGAAGGCGATCTGGCTGGGCCTGGTGGGGCAGATGGATCCGCCTCGCCCGGAGGTCGCCGACGCGGTGGCGCGGTGCAGGGCCGCTGGCATCCGCCCGGTCATCGTCACGGGGGACCACAAGGTGACGGGGCTGGCGGTGGCCCGCGCGCTCGGCATCGCGCGTGAGGGAGACATCGCCGTGGATGGCCGCGAGCTGGAGCAGCTCTCGGACGAGGCCCTGGCCGAGCGCATCGATCGCATCTCTGTCTTCGCGCGCGTCCACCCCGCGCAGAAGCTCCGCATCGTCCGGGCCTACCAGCGACGGCACGAGGTGGTCGCGATGACGGGCGATGGCGTGAACGATGCGCCGGCGCTCGCGCAGGCGGACGTGGGCATCGCCATGGGAGTCACCGGGACCGAGGTCGCCAAGGAGGCCTCGAAGATGGTCATCGCGGACGACAACTTCTCGACCATCGTCGCCGCCGTCGAGGAGGGCCGCGTCGTCTACCGCAACCTGAAGAAGGTCATCCTCTATCTGTTCTCGACCTCGATGGCCGAGGTGGCGGTGCTGCTGGCCGCGCTGGTGATGGGGTATCCGCCTCCGCTGGCGGCCGTGCAGATCCTCTGGATCAACCTGGTGACGGAGGGCGTGGTCACCATCAACCTCATCCTGGATCCCGCCGAGGGGGATGAGATGCGGCGCAGGCCCATTCCCACGGATGAGCCGCTCCTGACGCGGACCCTGCTGTCGCGCATGGCGTTCATGACTCCCGCCATCGCGATCTCCACCCTGGGTTGGTTCATCTACCGGCTCTCGACGGGGGCGCCCTTCGCCCAGGTCCAGACCGAGACGTTCACGGTGCTGGCGGTCTGCCAGTGGTTCAACGTCCTCAACTGCCGCTCGGAGGGCAGGTCCGTCTTCCGGATGAACCTGCTGAAGAACCCCTGGCTCATCGGAGGCCTGGTCCTGGGCAACCTGCTCCAGGCGATGGTGGTCTTCCTGCCGTTCATGAACGAGATCTTCCACACGGTGCCCTTCAGCCTGAAGGAGGTGGTAGCCATCGGTGTGGTCGCCAGCTTCGTCCTCTGGGTCGAGGAGCTGCGCAAGCTCCTCGTCCGCCGCAGGGAGCGAGGCGAGAGCCTGCGAGCCCCGCCCGCGCGGACTCACGGCGCCGAGGAGCGCGCGCACGCATGA
- a CDS encoding glycosyltransferase, with product MTDVVRELGWQAQAQARRNVLALRTRGTGRWGSVSVAWPRQYDWELASKWADHFKWGLAERAQLEVVDLPQPHERIVLFEVGYAGGRLRAALDYADSPELNSTCLREVGLYFKMQYRQSGYSSRRVLPAGYVPGSLHLYDYLAPVRALRDARHFTYDVLGRCSPDTASDAQRQAFEQLQAQTRFRFHGGAPTVRYSRLLREVAQARVCVDLPGVGGFGFPLMDCLAVGSCVVTARHDQRLPGGLVDGEHVIFVRPDLSDLVDTCARYVEDAPACERIARNARHFFDAYLHRRALADSCLRACVQVLEAPSSASLFD from the coding sequence GTGACGGATGTGGTCCGGGAGCTCGGCTGGCAGGCCCAGGCGCAGGCGCGGCGCAACGTCCTCGCGCTGCGGACCCGAGGGACGGGACGCTGGGGCTCGGTCTCCGTGGCCTGGCCCCGCCAATACGACTGGGAGCTCGCTTCCAAGTGGGCGGACCACTTCAAGTGGGGCCTGGCCGAGCGCGCTCAATTGGAGGTGGTGGACCTTCCCCAGCCCCACGAGCGCATCGTCCTCTTCGAGGTGGGATACGCGGGCGGGCGCCTGCGTGCGGCCCTCGACTATGCGGACTCGCCGGAGCTCAACTCCACGTGCCTGCGTGAGGTGGGGCTCTACTTCAAGATGCAGTACCGCCAGTCGGGCTACTCCTCTCGCCGTGTGCTTCCGGCGGGGTATGTGCCGGGCAGCCTGCATCTGTACGACTACCTCGCGCCGGTGCGGGCGCTGCGGGACGCGCGCCACTTCACCTATGACGTGCTGGGGCGCTGCTCCCCGGACACCGCCTCGGACGCGCAGCGACAGGCCTTCGAGCAGCTGCAGGCGCAGACGCGCTTCCGCTTCCACGGTGGGGCTCCCACGGTGCGCTACAGCCGCTTGCTGCGCGAGGTGGCCCAGGCGCGCGTGTGCGTGGATCTGCCCGGAGTCGGCGGCTTCGGCTTCCCGCTCATGGATTGCCTCGCCGTGGGCAGCTGCGTCGTGACGGCCCGGCACGACCAGCGCCTCCCCGGAGGACTGGTGGATGGCGAGCACGTCATCTTCGTGCGGCCCGACTTGAGCGATCTCGTCGACACCTGCGCGCGCTACGTGGAAGACGCGCCGGCGTGTGAGCGCATCGCTCGCAACGCGCGCCACTTCTTCGATGCGTACCTGCATCGGCGAGCCCTGGCGGACAGCTGCCTGCGCGCGTGTGTCCAGGTCCTGGAAGCCCCTTCGAGCGCCTCGCTCTTCGACTGA
- a CDS encoding glycosyltransferase, protein MSPKTSSSSASSRSAPTRQAPFVGRRLRVVHLMHGLQLGGLETFVVRLASAGRELGLEPLVLALGDDGPVRDLLSEHEIPCVWLEGLPGLSPAALRRITQELRAFEAHLVHGHDMGPWLNAAAASLLAGGAAPVATFHQTAQPGSKLRPLASVAASLSPALIACGREVEREIRAWAPRTANVVTIENGVPLPEPASPRERSAIRARLGLPARATVFGYLGRLHPEKGVETLVEAFAQAFARDPQAHLVLIGTGPLESALRARNVERVHFLGEVPHGSRLLPAFDVYVQPSLREGRSLALLEAMAAGLPTVSSDIPAIREVHVGEETALLAPPGDARALAGALRTLAGDADRRAAMGRRARERSREHSLDTMVQRYAALYRDVVSRWES, encoded by the coding sequence ATGTCACCCAAGACTTCGTCTTCCTCCGCTTCCTCGCGCTCCGCTCCCACCCGCCAGGCGCCCTTCGTCGGGCGCCGCCTGCGCGTCGTCCACCTGATGCATGGCCTCCAGCTGGGAGGGCTGGAGACGTTCGTCGTCCGGCTCGCGTCGGCCGGGCGCGAGCTGGGGCTGGAGCCGCTCGTGCTGGCACTGGGCGATGACGGGCCGGTGCGCGACCTGCTCTCGGAGCACGAGATTCCGTGCGTGTGGCTGGAGGGGCTGCCCGGGCTGTCTCCGGCTGCGCTCCGGCGCATCACCCAGGAGCTGCGTGCCTTCGAGGCGCACCTGGTCCATGGGCATGACATGGGGCCCTGGCTCAACGCGGCGGCGGCCTCGCTGCTCGCGGGCGGCGCGGCGCCCGTGGCCACCTTCCATCAGACGGCGCAGCCCGGCTCCAAGCTGCGGCCGCTGGCCTCGGTGGCCGCCAGCCTCTCCCCGGCGCTGATTGCCTGCGGCCGGGAGGTGGAGCGGGAGATCCGCGCCTGGGCGCCTCGCACCGCCAACGTCGTCACCATCGAGAATGGTGTTCCGCTGCCCGAGCCGGCTTCACCCCGGGAGCGCTCCGCCATCCGGGCCCGCCTCGGGTTGCCGGCGCGCGCCACCGTCTTCGGCTACCTGGGCCGGCTGCACCCGGAGAAGGGGGTGGAGACGCTGGTGGAGGCCTTCGCCCAGGCGTTCGCGCGCGATCCGCAGGCGCACCTGGTGCTCATCGGCACGGGGCCTCTGGAGAGCGCGCTGCGCGCGCGCAACGTGGAGCGCGTCCACTTCCTGGGCGAGGTGCCTCACGGGTCGCGGCTGCTCCCCGCCTTCGATGTCTACGTGCAGCCCTCCCTGCGCGAGGGGCGCTCGCTGGCGCTGCTCGAGGCGATGGCGGCGGGCCTGCCCACGGTCTCGTCGGACATCCCCGCCATCCGGGAGGTTCACGTAGGCGAGGAGACGGCGCTGCTCGCGCCTCCGGGTGACGCGCGCGCCCTGGCGGGAGCCCTGCGCACCCTGGCCGGGGATGCGGACCGGCGCGCCGCCATGGGTCGCAGGGCGCGGGAACGCTCTCGGGAGCACTCGCTGGACACCATGGTCCAGCGCTACGCGGCCCTCTATCGGGATGTGGTGAGCCGGTGGGAAAGCTGA